In one window of Synergistaceae bacterium DNA:
- the rplK gene encoding 50S ribosomal protein L11: protein MAKKVIGELKLQLPAGKATPAPPVGPALGQRGINIMEFVKAFNAKTADQVGMIIPVVITVYADRSFSFILKTPPASILIKQAAGKAKGSAVPNKDKVGKITKKQVEEIATLKMPDLNANDIEAAMKMVEGTARSVGIEVVK from the coding sequence ATGGCAAAGAAAGTAATCGGGGAGCTAAAGCTTCAACTTCCCGCAGGTAAAGCAACACCGGCTCCTCCAGTAGGACCGGCATTGGGACAAAGAGGCATCAATATTATGGAGTTTGTTAAAGCGTTTAACGCTAAAACAGCCGATCAAGTTGGAATGATTATCCCGGTTGTAATTACAGTTTATGCAGACCGCAGCTTTTCATTCATTCTTAAAACACCGCCTGCAAGTATCCTTATCAAGCAAGCGGCAGGCAAAGCAAAAGGCTCCGCTGTTCCTAACAAGGACAAAGTTGGGAAAATAACAAAGAAACAGGTAGAGGAAATTGCAACTCTAAAAATGCCCGATCTCAACGCAAATGATATTGAAGCGGCAATGAAAATGGTTGAAGGAACGGCGAGATCAGTAGGTATTGAAGTAGTAAAATAG
- a CDS encoding 50S ribosomal protein L1, whose protein sequence is MAKRGKRYKALLEKVDPAKLYTISEAVALAQECATAKFDESIELHVRLGVDPRHADQQVRSTIVLPHGTGNVKRICVLALGEKQQEAKDAGADIVGGEALVNEIAEGMLDFDVVIATPDIMRLAGRLGKVLGPKGLMPTAKAGTVTFDVADAVKDVKAGRVEFRVDKNAIVHNAVGKASFPLKNLQANVKALLDAIVKARPAAVKGRYVKSITVTSSMGLGVKVDTLQAIKDLTAADTE, encoded by the coding sequence ATGGCAAAAAGAGGAAAACGTTACAAGGCATTACTTGAAAAGGTTGATCCAGCTAAGCTATACACAATTAGCGAGGCGGTAGCTCTTGCACAGGAGTGTGCCACAGCAAAGTTTGATGAAAGTATTGAGCTACACGTTCGTCTCGGAGTAGATCCCCGTCACGCGGACCAGCAAGTTCGCAGCACAATAGTTCTTCCACACGGCACAGGTAACGTAAAGAGGATTTGCGTTCTTGCGCTCGGAGAGAAACAGCAGGAAGCGAAAGATGCAGGCGCGGATATAGTTGGAGGCGAAGCTCTCGTTAATGAAATAGCAGAAGGAATGTTGGATTTCGATGTTGTTATTGCCACTCCGGATATCATGAGATTGGCAGGACGTCTCGGGAAAGTGCTTGGCCCCAAAGGTTTGATGCCTACGGCAAAAGCTGGAACTGTTACATTTGATGTTGCAGACGCAGTAAAAGATGTTAAGGCCGGACGCGTCGAATTCCGTGTAGACAAGAATGCAATTGTTCATAACGCGGTTGGAAAGGCTTCCTTCCCCTTAAAGAACTTGCAGGCAAACGTCAAAGCCCTTTTGGATGCAATCGTAAAAGCGCGTCCAGCAGCTGTAAAAGGCAGATACGTGAAATCAATAACAGTCACATCTTCAATGGGTCTAGGTGTAAAAGTAGACACATTACAGGCCATTAAAGACCTTACAGCAGCAGATACAGAATAG
- the nusG gene encoding transcription termination/antitermination factor NusG: MSELFGNSQKPCWYIVQTYSEYEHKVQANLEQRIASMEMNDRIFRVLVPMVDKVTVKDGKTRQTRRKLFPGYVLVEMILEDQSWYVVRHTPGVTGFVGSGNHPIPLTPKEVDEIMSKLSKEAKPKLELNFKVGEKVRVNTGPFLGQVGPVIDIDEDKGKIKISLSVFGRETVVEADYLELERI; this comes from the coding sequence ATGAGCGAACTATTTGGAAACTCGCAGAAGCCTTGTTGGTACATAGTACAGACATATTCTGAATACGAGCATAAGGTCCAAGCTAATTTAGAGCAAAGAATTGCAAGCATGGAAATGAATGATAGAATTTTCCGTGTCCTTGTTCCTATGGTCGATAAAGTAACTGTAAAAGACGGTAAAACTAGGCAAACACGCCGTAAATTATTTCCCGGCTATGTTCTTGTCGAGATGATTTTGGAAGATCAGTCTTGGTATGTCGTACGTCACACGCCCGGAGTAACAGGTTTTGTAGGATCGGGAAATCATCCTATTCCCCTCACACCTAAAGAAGTTGATGAAATAATGAGTAAGCTCAGTAAAGAGGCAAAGCCAAAGCTTGAATTAAACTTCAAAGTCGGTGAAAAAGTACGAGTCAATACTGGTCCCTTTTTGGGTCAGGTTGGTCCGGTTATCGATATAGACGAGGATAAAGGAAAAATTAAGATAAGCCTTTCAGTTTTTGGAAGAGAAACGGTTGTCGAAGCTGACTATCTAGAACTTGAAAGAATATAA
- a CDS encoding peroxiredoxin — MVMVGTKAPTFVAPAFHQGKFTKVDLADYAGKWVLLCFYPGDFTFVUGTEVSAVAEKYNEFEKLGVSVLSISVDSPFVHKIWNDQELSKMIGKDIPFPMLSDQGGKIGTLYGVYDEVGGTETRGRFIIDPDGVIQAFEVLTPPVGRNVSEALRQIQAYQLVRETKGAEVTPSGWRPGKKTLKPGIGLVGNIWKEWSVKEAFE, encoded by the coding sequence ATGGTTATGGTAGGAACCAAGGCTCCAACATTTGTCGCACCGGCATTTCACCAGGGCAAATTTACAAAAGTTGATCTGGCTGACTATGCCGGCAAGTGGGTACTGCTCTGTTTTTACCCAGGCGACTTTACTTTTGTCTGAGGAACTGAAGTTTCAGCAGTTGCTGAAAAATACAATGAATTCGAAAAATTAGGTGTTTCAGTTCTCTCTATTTCCGTAGACTCTCCGTTCGTCCATAAGATTTGGAACGACCAGGAGCTCTCTAAAATGATTGGCAAGGATATACCTTTCCCAATGCTCTCAGACCAAGGCGGTAAAATCGGCACATTGTACGGTGTATACGATGAAGTAGGCGGAACCGAAACACGTGGCCGCTTCATCATAGACCCTGATGGGGTAATTCAAGCATTTGAAGTCCTCACACCACCAGTCGGAAGAAACGTTTCAGAGGCATTGAGACAGATCCAGGCTTATCAGCTCGTTCGCGAGACAAAAGGCGCAGAAGTAACACCAAGCGGCTGGAGACCCGGCAAGAAGACTCTCAAACCGGGTATCGGTCTAGTCGGTAATATCTGGAAAGAGTGGAGCGTAAAAGAAGCATTTGAATAA
- the fdhD gene encoding formate dehydrogenase accessory sulfurtransferase FdhD, with the protein MKNSFVGRNIIRLNDSSGRVIVEDSLLSEKKMVLDINKGPKKQIVMTAGNEELWTIGNLLTREIINDMEDILSIEIMESSISVKTSSKKNDKEENKISATWTIPASLIQNGIKWISEAPLYKQTGSTHVAALISISGERLFIVEDIKRHNAVDKAIGWLFKNKFDPASVILFTSGRLPEDMVRKAKISKLPLVASISAATEQGALLAERSNITLVGFVREGRMNIYSHPERIV; encoded by the coding sequence ATGAAAAATTCTTTTGTAGGAAGAAATATTATTCGCTTAAACGACTCTTCTGGAAGAGTTATAGTGGAAGACAGTCTTCTGTCAGAGAAAAAGATGGTCCTTGATATTAATAAAGGACCCAAAAAACAAATAGTAATGACAGCTGGCAATGAAGAGTTATGGACCATTGGAAATTTATTAACTCGCGAAATAATTAATGATATGGAAGATATTTTATCTATAGAAATAATGGAATCATCGATTTCAGTAAAAACGTCTAGCAAAAAAAATGATAAAGAAGAGAACAAAATATCAGCAACCTGGACCATTCCCGCTTCGCTGATACAGAATGGCATAAAGTGGATATCTGAGGCGCCTCTTTATAAACAAACGGGGAGTACTCACGTTGCGGCACTGATTTCCATTTCTGGAGAACGCCTTTTTATTGTTGAAGACATTAAGCGTCATAATGCCGTTGATAAAGCTATAGGATGGCTGTTTAAAAATAAGTTTGACCCGGCTTCTGTAATTCTTTTTACTTCCGGACGACTACCGGAAGATATGGTAAGAAAAGCAAAAATCTCTAAACTTCCTTTAGTTGCAAGTATTTCGGCAGCCACAGAACAGGGTGCACTGCTTGCGGAAAGGTCAAACATAACTCTCGTGGGCTTTGTAAGAGAGGGAAGAATGAACATATACTCCCACCCCGAAAGAATTGTTTAA
- the secE gene encoding preprotein translocase subunit SecE — protein MEMKKVLDYFREAKAELKRVTWPTKQQLWYSTIVVIVVSLIAAAYLGLVDVLLTGVLSRII, from the coding sequence ATGGAAATGAAAAAAGTCCTCGACTACTTCCGTGAGGCAAAAGCTGAACTCAAGCGTGTTACATGGCCAACAAAACAGCAACTGTGGTACTCTACTATAGTTGTTATCGTGGTCTCGCTTATTGCAGCAGCGTATCTCGGATTGGTAGATGTATTACTTACTGGAGTTCTCTCCAGAATAATATAA
- the rpmG gene encoding 50S ribosomal protein L33, which produces MADIIGLQCTGCKRRNYVTTINKKKATKKLEKKKYCKFCDLHILHKECK; this is translated from the coding sequence ATGGCAGATATAATCGGGCTTCAATGCACAGGATGCAAACGTCGCAATTATGTGACGACTATTAACAAGAAAAAAGCCACAAAAAAGCTTGAAAAAAAGAAATACTGTAAATTTTGTGACTTACATATCTTGCACAAGGAGTGCAAGTAG